The stretch of DNA cccccgccccaggGACCGCCCCCCCCCTtcaccccagcacccaccagctgcagcttctcctgctcccGCTCCTGGAGCCGGGCCAGGTGCTGGGCCAGCTCGGGGCGGCCGAGCTCGTCCCGCAGGCGCCCGGCGATGTGCAGCACCTCCCGGGAGATGCCGCTGAAGGCCACGGTGACCTCGTGCACCAGCTGCCGGTACCGAGGGAAGTCATAGTGGGGGGCGCTGCTCAGGTACGCCCGGTGGCCCCTGCGGACAGGTGAGGGGGGAGAAGCCACTGTCACCACACCTGGGGTGCCCATCCCGGAGCTGAGCCCCCTTTGCCTTGtgccacaggcagcaccaggagggttttcctgcctgctcctgcctgggttTGGCAGCAGGACCGGGCAGCCTCACACAGGACCCAGTTGCAAactgcttttttggggggaaagttgggggtttgggttttttcatccTTTACACTCTCAACCTTGCATCCCAGCAAGTTCATCATCTGCTGGATGCTAAAATAGGATTCAGGTGTCCAGCGCGGAGTCCCGCTGCCAGCTGGAGCTCATCAGCCACCCCCGTGGCCCCGTCCCAACAGGATGCAAAATAATCGGGATGGGGGATCCGGTTccccgctgccccccccccccccccccccccccccccccccccccccccccccccccccccccccccccccccccccccccccccccccccccccccccccccccccccccccccccccccccccccccccccccccccccccccccccccccccccccccccccccccccccccccccccccccccccccccccccccccccccccccccccccccccccccccccccccccccccccccccccccccccccccccccccccccccccccccccccccccccccccccccccccccccccccccccccccccccccccccccccccccccccccccccccccccccccccccccccccccccccccccccccccccccccccccccccccccccccccccccccccccccccccccccccccccccccccccccccccccccccccccccccccccccccccccccccccccccccccccccccccccccccccccccccccccccccccccccccccccccccccccccccccccccccccccccccccccccccccccccccccccccccccccccccccccccccccccccccccccccccccccccccccccccccccccccccccccccccccccccccccccccccccccccccccccccccccccccccccccccccccccccccccccccccccccccccccccccccccccccccccccccccccccccccccccccccccccccccccccccccccccccccccccccccccccccccccccccccccccccccccccccccccccccccccccccccccccccccccccccccccccccccccccccccccccccccccccccccccccccccccccccccccccccccccccccccccccccccccccccccccccccccccccccccccccccccccccccccccccccccccccccccccccccccccccccccccccccccccccccccccccccccccccccccccccccccccccccccccccccccccccccccccccccccccccccccccccccccccccccccccccccccccccccccccccccccccccccccccccccccccccccccccccccccccccccccccccccccccccccccccccccccccccccccccccccccccccccccccccccccccccccccccccccccccccccccccccccccccccccccccccccccccccccccccccccccccccccccccccccccccccccccccccccccccccccccccccccccccccccccccccccccccccccccccccccccccccccccccccccccccccccccccccccccccccccccccccccccccccccccccccccccccccccccccccccccccccccccccccccccccccccccccccccccccccccccccccccccccccccccccccccccccccccccccccccccccccccccccccccccccccccccccccccccccccccccccccccccccccccccccccccccccccccccccccccccccccccccccccccccccccccccccccccccccccccccccccccccccccccccccccccccccccccccccccccccccccccccccccccccccccccccccccccccccccccccccccccccccccccccccccccccccccccccccccccccccccccccccccccccccccccccccccccccccccccccccccccccccccccccccccccccccccccccccccccccccccccccccccccccccccccccccccccccccccccccccccccccccccccccccggtcgGGGGTGGCGGTGGATGGTAGGGGGATGCAGTGGGGTCTCCGGGCATAGGGGGTCCCGCAGCTCCCGGTGCATTGCAGCGCAGCAGGACTGAGTGGGGCCCACGCAGGCGTGGCCAGGGGGCTCCCGCTGCCCGTTTGTGTTCTGTGCTGGTGGCCAGGGGTCCCAGCGGGTGGGTAGGGGGGTCCTGGTGTCCATCCAGACCCTGCAGTAGTGCCCAGAGCCCCGCCGGCCTCGTGCACACAACACGGACGGGCACCGGGACCCCTCACATCCCCCTGCCCACCCACCGGGCCCCCGGGCCAACCGTGCACGAACCCCACTGACACCGGGTGCCCGCGATACCGATGGGCACCGGGACCCCTCTCTGCGTATGCCcggaccggcaccgggacccccggccatgcacacacagcccagacGGGCACCGGGACCCGCCGTCCGTGTGTGCACGGACCCGGGGTGTCCCCACCCCGctacacccccccccccccccccccccccccccccccccccccccccccccccccccccccccccccccccccccccccccccccccccccccccccccccccccccccccccccccccccccccccccccccccccccccccccccccccccccccccccccccccccccccccccccccccccccccccccccccccccccccccccccccccccccccccccccccccccccccccccccccccccccccccccccccccccccccccccccccccccccccccccccccccccccccccccccccccccccccccccccccccccccccccccccccccccccccccccccccccccccccccccccccccccccccccccccccccccccccccccccccccccccccccccccccccccccccccccccccccccccccccccccccccccccccccccccccccccccccccccccccccccccccccccccccccccccccccccccccccccccccccccccccccccccccccccccccccccccccccccccccccccccccccccccccccccccccccccccccccccccccccccccccccccccccccccccccccccccccccccccccccccccccccccccccccccccccccccccccccccccccccccccccccccccccccccccccccccccccccccccccccccccccccccccccccccccccccccccccccccccccccccccccccccccccccccccccccccccccccccccccccc from Ficedula albicollis isolate OC2 chromosome 28, FicAlb1.5, whole genome shotgun sequence encodes:
- the C28H19orf60 gene encoding uncharacterized protein C19orf60 homolog; translated protein: MGTPGVVTVASPPSPVRRGHRAYLSSAPHYDFPRYRQLVHEVTVAFSGISREVLHIAGRLRDELGRPELAQHLARLQEREQEKLQLTAQLQLARQQAQDQPEVDAHQQEVQELKHKLIKTIEAISEILQDLKYDSEEVE